Proteins from a genomic interval of Micromonospora sp. NBC_00389:
- a CDS encoding amidohydrolase family protein gives MIIDVHAHWGPWFFSMEVGAVATNLAVMDRYGIDLAVVSATEAVIYDVAAGNRAMARVLEGNDRLLGYLTINPRRLDDAERDLRDLLPTGRFVGVKIHTDYTGSPANSAPTRAALELAAAHGLPALVHTWDTTPLDLAQAVADIPGVRAIAGHMGANGWRHAIEAANGVDRLWLEPCFSHTEAGRFAAVAAAVNPRRLLFGTDATLIDPAAAYGAVLAADLPPELAERVAWRNAAELFRLDLSAHTVSRASG, from the coding sequence ATGATCATCGACGTGCACGCCCACTGGGGGCCGTGGTTCTTCAGCATGGAGGTCGGCGCGGTCGCGACCAACCTCGCGGTGATGGACCGGTACGGCATCGACTTGGCCGTGGTCTCCGCCACCGAGGCGGTGATCTACGACGTGGCCGCCGGCAACCGGGCGATGGCCCGCGTGCTGGAGGGCAACGACCGGCTGCTCGGCTACCTGACGATCAACCCGCGCCGGCTGGACGACGCCGAACGGGACCTGCGCGACCTGCTGCCCACCGGCCGGTTCGTCGGCGTGAAGATCCACACCGACTACACCGGCTCGCCGGCGAACTCCGCGCCGACCCGGGCGGCCCTGGAACTGGCCGCCGCGCACGGCCTGCCCGCCCTCGTGCACACCTGGGACACAACGCCGCTCGACCTGGCCCAGGCGGTGGCGGACATCCCCGGGGTGCGGGCCATCGCCGGGCACATGGGCGCGAACGGGTGGCGGCACGCTATCGAGGCGGCCAACGGGGTGGATCGGCTCTGGCTGGAGCCCTGCTTCTCGCACACGGAGGCGGGTCGCTTCGCCGCGGTGGCGGCGGCCGTGAACCCGCGGCGGTTGCTCTTCGGCACCGACGCCACGCTGATCGACCCGGCCGCCGCGTACGGGGCGGTGCTCGCCGCCGACCTGCCGCCCGAACTGGCCGAACGCGTCGCCTGGCGAAACGCCGCCGAACTGTTCCGGCTCGACCTGTCCGCCCACACGGTCTCCCGAGCCAGCGGATGA
- a CDS encoding dihydrodipicolinate synthase family protein: protein MLTASSTRQAAALARFRHGCVIPAHPLALDADRKLDERRQRALTRYYLASGAGGIAVGVHTTQFAIHDPEVGLLAPVLELAAETAAGSDAILVAGACGDTAQAVAEAELAASLGYHMVLLSPYGPLDEDALVERARAVGEVLPVIGFYLQPAVGGRVLSRHFWARLAALDSVVGIKVAPFDRYRTLDVLHGVCAAGRNGDLALYTGNDDHILADLVAPHRVVVDRRAVEVEFVGGLLGQWAVWARTAVTLLDEARRARAGDDTALRRLLTLDGHLTDANAAIFDAANGYHGCIPGIHEVLRRQGLLAGRWCLDPDEELSPGQLAELDRVHRAYQHLRDDDFVAEHLDEWLS, encoded by the coding sequence GTGTTGACCGCATCGAGCACCCGACAGGCCGCCGCGCTGGCCCGGTTCCGGCACGGGTGCGTCATCCCCGCCCATCCGCTCGCCCTGGACGCCGACCGCAAGCTCGACGAGCGCCGGCAGCGGGCGTTGACCCGCTACTACCTCGCCTCCGGCGCTGGCGGCATCGCCGTCGGCGTGCACACCACCCAGTTCGCCATCCACGACCCGGAGGTGGGCCTGCTCGCCCCGGTGCTGGAACTGGCCGCCGAGACCGCGGCCGGCTCGGACGCGATCCTGGTCGCCGGGGCCTGCGGGGACACCGCGCAGGCCGTCGCCGAGGCGGAGCTGGCGGCCTCGCTCGGCTACCACATGGTGCTGCTGTCGCCGTACGGGCCGCTGGACGAGGACGCTCTCGTCGAACGGGCCCGGGCGGTCGGCGAGGTGCTGCCGGTGATCGGCTTCTACCTGCAGCCGGCCGTCGGCGGCCGGGTGCTGTCCCGGCACTTCTGGGCCCGGCTGGCCGCCCTCGATTCGGTGGTCGGGATCAAGGTGGCGCCGTTCGACCGCTACCGCACGCTCGACGTGCTGCACGGCGTCTGCGCGGCCGGCCGCAACGGCGACCTCGCCCTCTACACCGGCAACGACGACCACATCCTGGCCGACCTGGTGGCGCCGCACCGGGTCGTCGTCGACAGGCGGGCGGTGGAGGTCGAGTTCGTCGGCGGCCTGCTCGGCCAGTGGGCGGTCTGGGCGCGCACCGCGGTGACCCTGCTGGACGAGGCCCGGCGGGCCCGGGCCGGTGACGACACCGCGCTGCGCCGGCTGCTCACCCTGGACGGTCACCTGACCGACGCCAACGCGGCCATCTTCGACGCCGCCAACGGCTACCACGGCTGCATTCCCGGCATCCACGAGGTGCTGCGCCGGCAGGGCCTGCTGGCCGGCCGGTGGTGCCTGGACCCGGACGAGGAGCTCTCGCCGGGACAGCTCGCCGAACTCGACCGGGTGCACCGGGCCTACCAGCACCTGCGCGACGACGACTTCGTCGCCGAGCACCTGGACGAGTGGCTGTCCTGA
- a CDS encoding DegT/DnrJ/EryC1/StrS family aminotransferase produces MSSFPSMADASGRTIGAEELAAVSRVLESGMLSSVWGTEVRALEREMADRHGVSHAVAASSGTAALHLAVAAVAPDPGDEIITSPISDFGTVAPILAQNAVPVFADVDPYTGNLDPAAVAAAIGPRTRAILAVHLFGAAADLRAVADAAGVPLIEDCAQAWLTRYPDGTLAGTAGAIGCFSLQQWKHITCGDGGLAVTDDSVLARRMRLFADKGWPRDESRRHVGLGLNYRMTELAGAVARAQLAKLPGVLADRRRTARRLVDALADLPGVHLPADVDAHAWWLFPIVLDPPLTNHGVAGKLAAAGIPARAGYLEQPLHCAPALTEAPVYGDSRFPLTVPPADRLPAYGPGSFPIAERMIERTLLVVDWNERYTDAHVDEIARAVRAAVTS; encoded by the coding sequence GTGTCGTCGTTTCCCAGCATGGCCGACGCCAGCGGCCGGACGATCGGCGCGGAGGAGTTGGCCGCGGTCAGCCGGGTGCTCGAGTCGGGCATGCTCAGCTCGGTCTGGGGCACGGAGGTCCGCGCCCTGGAACGCGAGATGGCCGACCGCCATGGAGTGTCGCACGCCGTCGCCGCCAGTTCGGGAACCGCGGCCCTGCACCTGGCCGTCGCCGCCGTCGCGCCGGATCCGGGCGACGAGATCATCACCTCTCCGATCAGCGATTTCGGCACGGTCGCGCCCATTCTCGCGCAGAACGCGGTGCCGGTGTTCGCCGACGTCGATCCGTATACCGGCAACCTGGATCCGGCGGCGGTCGCCGCTGCGATCGGGCCGCGCACGCGGGCGATCCTCGCGGTGCACCTGTTCGGCGCCGCCGCCGACCTGCGCGCGGTCGCCGACGCCGCCGGCGTGCCGCTGATCGAGGACTGCGCCCAGGCGTGGCTCACCCGCTACCCGGACGGCACCCTCGCCGGCACGGCCGGCGCGATCGGGTGCTTCAGCCTCCAGCAGTGGAAGCACATCACCTGTGGCGACGGCGGTCTGGCCGTCACCGACGACTCGGTGCTGGCCCGCCGGATGCGGCTCTTCGCCGACAAGGGCTGGCCGCGCGACGAGTCCCGCCGGCACGTCGGCCTCGGCCTGAACTACCGGATGACCGAACTCGCCGGAGCCGTCGCCCGGGCCCAGTTGGCGAAACTGCCGGGGGTGCTCGCCGACCGGCGACGCACCGCCCGGCGGCTGGTCGACGCGCTGGCCGACCTGCCCGGCGTGCACCTGCCGGCGGACGTGGACGCGCACGCCTGGTGGCTGTTCCCGATCGTGCTTGACCCGCCGCTGACCAACCACGGGGTGGCCGGGAAACTAGCCGCCGCCGGGATCCCCGCCCGCGCCGGCTACCTGGAACAGCCGCTGCACTGCGCCCCGGCGCTGACCGAGGCCCCCGTCTACGGCGACTCCCGCTTCCCGCTGACCGTGCCACCGGCGGACCGGTTGCCGGCCTACGGACCCGGGTCGTTCCCGATCGCCGAGCGGATGATCGAGCGGACCCTACTGGTGGTCGACTGGAACGAGCGGTACACCGACGCCCACGTCGACGAGATCGCCCGGGCCGTCCGCGCCGCGGTGACCTCGTGA
- a CDS encoding dihydrodipicolinate synthase family protein, producing MIAPITAALRDRLRWRLIAATATPVDATGAVDPDVLGRYLRGLVTDGADALAVLAHTGRGPYHDESTRALVIRRAVDTGAPVIVGVGGRPGERTDEVVAQAARAAALGAAGLLVFPVDDDPVAHHDALWHAAGLPMLAFDLYLRPYAEPTLAELLRHPGVAGVKVARLHDALACQAALAAAHRADRLAVTGEDRMFGPSLMWGAEAALVGLAAAAVPVTARVLRAYADKRYDEFVTASADLDRQAEVTFTEPMEGYVQRMLWIAAEEGRIPVGHAGDPHAPALPDGDRDRVLRVAGRW from the coding sequence GTGATCGCTCCGATCACCGCCGCGCTGCGCGACCGGCTGCGCTGGCGGCTGATCGCCGCGACCGCCACCCCGGTGGACGCGACCGGCGCCGTCGACCCGGACGTGCTCGGCCGCTATCTGCGAGGGCTGGTCACCGACGGGGCGGACGCCCTGGCGGTGCTTGCGCACACCGGACGCGGCCCGTACCACGACGAGTCCACCCGCGCTCTGGTCATCCGCCGCGCCGTCGACACTGGGGCGCCGGTGATCGTCGGCGTCGGCGGCCGGCCGGGGGAGCGGACCGACGAGGTGGTTGCGCAGGCGGCGCGGGCGGCCGCCCTCGGTGCGGCCGGCCTGCTGGTCTTCCCGGTGGACGACGATCCCGTTGCCCACCACGACGCGCTCTGGCACGCCGCCGGCCTGCCGATGCTCGCCTTCGACCTCTACCTGCGGCCGTACGCCGAGCCCACGCTGGCCGAGCTGCTGCGACACCCCGGTGTCGCCGGGGTGAAGGTGGCCCGCCTGCACGACGCCCTCGCCTGCCAGGCAGCCCTGGCCGCCGCGCACCGCGCCGACCGGCTGGCGGTCACCGGCGAGGACCGGATGTTCGGCCCGTCGCTCATGTGGGGCGCCGAGGCGGCCCTGGTCGGCCTGGCCGCCGCCGCGGTCCCGGTCACCGCCCGGGTGCTGCGGGCCTACGCCGACAAGCGCTACGACGAGTTCGTCACCGCCTCCGCCGACCTCGACCGGCAGGCCGAGGTCACTTTCACCGAACCGATGGAAGGGTACGTGCAGCGCATGCTCTGGATTGCCGCCGAGGAAGGGCGGATCCCGGTGGGCCACGCGGGCGACCCGCACGCACCGGCGCTTCCCGACGGCGACCGGGACCGGGTGCTGCGGGTGGCAGGGCGCTGGTGA
- a CDS encoding NAD-dependent epimerase/dehydratase family protein has translation MRTVADLEERLSRPRDVLVDDLRKLDGDILVLGAGGKLGPSLVRLALRGVAAAGTGARVVAVSRFSEAGLADALRDEGAEVVEADVADDAMLAALPDAANVVFLVGAKFGTSGREHATWATNTYLPGRVAQRFAGSRLVALSTGNVYPLVPVTAGGCVEQTPVQPVGEYAMSCLGRERILTNFALRDDTPLALIRLNYAVEMRYGVLVDIARAVHAGQAVDLTMGHANVVWQGYANEVVLRSLHHTATPPFVLNLTGPELVSVRQVAAAVAARLGREPILTGTEAPTALLSNAQLCHGLFGYPDVPLAELIELTADWVADGQPLLDKPTGFQRRDGKF, from the coding sequence ATGCGTACCGTGGCGGACCTGGAGGAGCGGCTCTCCCGCCCGCGGGACGTCCTGGTGGACGACCTGCGCAAGCTCGACGGCGACATCCTGGTCCTCGGCGCGGGCGGCAAGCTGGGGCCCAGCCTGGTGCGGCTGGCGCTGCGGGGGGTCGCGGCGGCGGGCACCGGCGCGCGGGTCGTCGCCGTGTCACGCTTCTCCGAGGCCGGCTTGGCCGACGCGCTGCGCGATGAGGGCGCCGAGGTGGTCGAGGCGGACGTCGCCGACGACGCCATGCTGGCCGCGCTGCCCGACGCGGCGAACGTCGTCTTCCTGGTCGGTGCCAAGTTCGGCACCTCCGGCCGGGAGCACGCCACCTGGGCCACCAACACCTACCTGCCGGGCCGGGTCGCGCAGCGCTTCGCCGGGTCGCGCCTGGTGGCGCTGAGCACCGGCAACGTCTACCCGCTCGTGCCGGTGACCGCCGGCGGCTGCGTCGAGCAGACCCCGGTCCAGCCGGTCGGCGAGTACGCGATGTCCTGCCTGGGCCGCGAGCGCATCCTCACCAACTTCGCGCTGCGCGACGACACCCCGCTGGCCCTGATCCGCCTCAACTACGCCGTCGAGATGCGCTACGGCGTGCTCGTGGACATCGCCCGCGCCGTGCACGCCGGCCAGGCGGTGGACCTCACCATGGGACACGCCAACGTCGTCTGGCAGGGCTACGCCAACGAGGTCGTCCTGCGCTCCCTGCACCACACAGCCACACCGCCGTTCGTGCTGAACCTGACCGGGCCGGAGCTGGTCTCGGTCCGCCAGGTAGCCGCCGCGGTCGCCGCGCGGCTGGGCCGCGAGCCGATCCTCACCGGCACCGAGGCGCCGACCGCGCTGCTGTCCAACGCCCAGCTTTGCCACGGCCTGTTCGGCTACCCCGACGTACCCCTCGCCGAGCTGATCGAGCTGACGGCGGACTGGGTCGCCGACGGCCAGCCCCTGCTCGACAAGCCGACCGGCTTCCAGCGCCGCGACGGCAAGTTCTAG
- a CDS encoding carbohydrate ABC transporter permease gives MTDTITPPATAAPATERPRRARRPYLADRAGRGWVIGRTALLLAGAVLTLFPFYAMVVLSLKPTGPVTFPDSLLPWPFSTEAYDQVIGAKSVLRWMGNTLVYSVVSVVGVLLFASMAGYAFAKKRFPGKETMFWSFLAMLMVPYHVTMIPTFIIISELNGVDTYWGMIVPTLANAQAVFLMRQFIASLPDSLFEAARLDGCSEWRVYVSIVLPLIKPILATLGVFVFLWHWNDFLWPLIVGQSLDMRTLTTGIASLQQENVPLNMLLAGSVVAFVPIFMAYLIGQRYFQEGVSTTGIKG, from the coding sequence ATGACCGACACCATCACGCCCCCGGCCACCGCCGCGCCGGCCACCGAACGGCCCCGGCGCGCCCGGCGTCCCTACCTCGCGGACCGGGCCGGCCGGGGCTGGGTGATCGGGCGTACCGCGCTGCTGCTGGCTGGTGCCGTGCTCACCCTCTTCCCCTTCTACGCGATGGTCGTGTTGTCGCTCAAGCCGACCGGGCCGGTCACCTTCCCGGACAGTCTGCTGCCCTGGCCGTTCTCCACCGAGGCGTACGACCAGGTCATCGGTGCCAAGAGCGTGCTGCGCTGGATGGGGAACACGCTCGTCTACTCGGTGGTGTCGGTCGTCGGCGTGCTGCTGTTCGCCTCGATGGCCGGCTACGCCTTCGCCAAGAAGCGATTCCCGGGCAAGGAGACGATGTTCTGGTCGTTCCTGGCGATGCTGATGGTGCCGTACCACGTCACAATGATCCCGACCTTCATCATCATCTCCGAGCTGAACGGCGTGGACACCTACTGGGGCATGATCGTGCCGACGCTGGCCAACGCCCAGGCGGTCTTCCTCATGCGCCAGTTCATCGCGTCGCTGCCCGACTCGCTGTTCGAGGCGGCCCGTTTGGACGGCTGCTCCGAGTGGCGGGTGTACGTCTCGATCGTGCTGCCGCTGATCAAGCCGATCCTGGCCACGCTGGGCGTCTTCGTCTTCCTCTGGCACTGGAACGACTTCCTGTGGCCGCTCATCGTCGGGCAGAGCCTCGACATGCGGACCCTCACCACCGGCATCGCCTCGCTGCAACAGGAGAACGTGCCGTTGAACATGCTGCTCGCCGGATCGGTGGTGGCGTTCGTGCCCATCTTCATGGCCTACCTGATTGGCCAGCGGTACTTCCAGGAGGGCGTCTCCACCACGGGCATCAAGGGGTGA
- a CDS encoding amidohydrolase family protein, with the protein MTGNPFVAGDLPPVTLDIDVLVGRYADRAGPTGEPAAVAETLAANGVERAAVASLRAALFDVASGNDEVAALAGPGVLPVGGLDLRDPLGAEREVVRLAECGFRAVRLFPDEQRVEADYPSVRHVARRAAEAGLVVLTGGDVRRFWRPLRGATVVFLDTHFYHLGDFVVVARDEPGFHTSTRLLNSPDALETVAGHLGVERLLYGSRTPFYEPVVPRLRLARTGIGPSAVAAVTGGNARRILGLAR; encoded by the coding sequence GTGACCGGCAACCCATTCGTGGCCGGCGACCTGCCGCCGGTCACCCTCGACATCGACGTGCTCGTCGGCCGGTACGCCGACCGGGCCGGCCCCACCGGCGAGCCCGCGGCGGTCGCCGAGACGCTGGCCGCCAACGGCGTCGAGCGGGCAGCCGTCGCGAGCCTCCGCGCCGCCCTGTTCGACGTTGCCAGCGGCAACGACGAGGTGGCCGCCCTCGCCGGCCCCGGCGTGCTGCCGGTCGGCGGGCTGGACCTGCGCGACCCGCTCGGCGCCGAACGGGAGGTCGTCCGGCTCGCCGAGTGCGGCTTCCGGGCCGTTCGGCTGTTCCCCGACGAGCAGCGCGTCGAGGCGGACTACCCGTCCGTACGGCACGTCGCCCGCCGGGCCGCCGAGGCGGGCCTGGTCGTGCTCACCGGCGGGGACGTCCGCCGGTTCTGGCGGCCGCTGCGCGGCGCGACCGTGGTCTTCCTCGACACGCACTTCTACCACCTGGGCGACTTCGTGGTGGTGGCCCGCGACGAGCCGGGCTTCCACACCTCCACCCGGCTGCTCAACTCGCCGGACGCGCTGGAGACCGTCGCCGGGCACCTCGGCGTCGAGCGCCTGCTCTACGGCTCCCGCACCCCGTTCTACGAGCCCGTCGTGCCGCGGCTGCGGCTGGCCCGGACCGGGATCGGCCCGTCCGCGGTCGCGGCGGTGACCGGGGGGAACGCCCGCCGGATCCTGGGGCTGGCCCGATGA
- a CDS encoding hydroxyacid dehydrogenase, whose protein sequence is MSVIAVAATPYVRELFLDPDTWAALQRLGEVRLPADRADVGDEAVLAGLLADADVVVTGWGTAPLTAAALAAAPRLRLLAHTGASVKPFVTPESFARGVRVTQAGDAMAYAVGEQALALTLALLHRLHRFDHALRTGADWASAKGAPPRRELRGATVGVVGASRTGRAYLGLVRALGARMLVADPYLSGAEAVTLGVERVGLDELLARSLVVSLHAPVLPETAGMIGKRELALLPDGALLVNTARSALVDEAALLAALRTGRIDAALDVFDAEPLPVDHPLRGLPNVLLTPHEAAGTVESRRRAGAIVVAEIDRFLRGRPLAHEVRPEQLDRTG, encoded by the coding sequence GTGAGCGTCATCGCCGTGGCGGCGACGCCGTACGTCCGCGAGCTGTTCCTCGACCCCGACACCTGGGCCGCGCTGCAGCGCCTCGGCGAGGTGCGGCTGCCCGCCGACCGCGCCGACGTGGGCGACGAGGCCGTGCTCGCGGGACTGCTCGCCGACGCCGACGTCGTCGTCACCGGCTGGGGAACCGCACCGCTGACGGCCGCGGCGCTCGCCGCCGCGCCACGGCTGCGGCTGCTCGCGCACACCGGGGCCAGCGTGAAACCGTTCGTCACCCCGGAGAGCTTCGCCCGCGGGGTACGCGTCACCCAGGCCGGCGACGCGATGGCGTACGCAGTGGGGGAGCAGGCCCTCGCGTTGACCCTCGCGCTGCTGCACCGGCTGCACCGGTTCGACCACGCGCTGCGCACCGGCGCCGACTGGGCGAGCGCGAAGGGCGCCCCGCCCCGCCGGGAGCTGCGCGGCGCGACGGTCGGGGTGGTCGGCGCGTCCCGGACCGGCCGGGCGTACCTCGGCCTGGTGCGGGCGCTCGGAGCGCGGATGCTCGTGGCCGACCCCTACCTGTCCGGCGCGGAGGCCGTGACGCTGGGCGTCGAGCGGGTCGGCCTCGACGAGCTGCTCGCCCGCAGCCTGGTGGTCTCCCTGCATGCTCCGGTGCTGCCGGAGACCGCCGGGATGATCGGGAAACGCGAGCTCGCCCTGCTGCCGGACGGGGCGCTGCTGGTCAACACCGCCCGCTCGGCGCTGGTGGACGAGGCCGCGCTGCTGGCCGCGCTGCGCACCGGCCGGATCGACGCCGCGCTGGACGTCTTCGACGCCGAGCCGCTGCCGGTCGACCATCCGCTCCGCGGGCTGCCGAACGTGCTGCTGACGCCGCACGAGGCGGCCGGGACGGTGGAGTCGCGGCGGCGGGCCGGCGCGATCGTGGTGGCCGAGATCGACCGGTTCCTCCGCGGGCGGCCGCTGGCCCACGAGGTGCGGCCGGAGCAGCTCGACCGGACGGGCTGA
- a CDS encoding Gfo/Idh/MocA family protein, translated as MRIALAGLATSHPYTDARALRDHAELVVWEPDPQRLARFRAEQPDVAVAPDLAALLATGPDGVVLTVPTPDVPDALARVLARELPCFVNKPAAATLGQLDRLERVVQRAPELVFTSSVLRFAPDFVAFDLPRDEVLSVRATVRHDVGLWATGYNPWQDDPAVGGGTLVMMGLHGVELLVALLGPAVRLVGAAGTVRRHRGLRSEDTGLLALQWEDGVPGAVEVLGVSEGEAYEVTVHTGGGEQRVVLRGGPDQLGYRATIDAFLGMVRGGPSPVPWAQTRAVLGLLAAARATA; from the coding sequence ATGCGCATCGCTCTGGCCGGACTCGCCACCAGTCACCCCTACACCGACGCCCGCGCGCTGCGTGACCACGCGGAGCTGGTGGTGTGGGAGCCCGATCCGCAGCGGCTGGCCCGGTTCCGAGCCGAGCAGCCGGACGTCGCCGTGGCGCCGGACCTGGCCGCGCTGCTGGCGACCGGCCCGGACGGTGTGGTGCTCACCGTCCCGACCCCCGACGTGCCGGACGCGCTGGCCCGGGTGCTGGCCCGCGAGCTGCCCTGCTTCGTCAACAAGCCGGCCGCCGCGACCCTCGGGCAGCTCGACCGGTTGGAACGCGTCGTGCAGCGAGCGCCCGAGCTCGTGTTCACCTCCTCGGTGCTGCGCTTCGCGCCGGACTTCGTGGCGTTCGACCTGCCGCGCGACGAGGTGCTGTCGGTCCGGGCCACGGTGCGGCACGATGTCGGCCTCTGGGCCACCGGCTACAACCCGTGGCAGGACGACCCGGCGGTGGGTGGCGGCACGCTGGTGATGATGGGACTGCACGGCGTGGAGCTGCTGGTCGCGCTGCTCGGGCCGGCGGTACGGCTGGTCGGGGCCGCGGGCACCGTACGCCGGCACCGGGGACTGCGCTCCGAGGACACCGGGCTGCTGGCGCTGCAGTGGGAGGACGGGGTGCCCGGCGCGGTCGAGGTGCTCGGGGTCAGCGAGGGCGAGGCGTACGAGGTGACCGTCCACACCGGCGGTGGGGAGCAGCGGGTGGTGCTGCGCGGCGGCCCGGACCAGCTCGGCTACCGGGCCACCATCGACGCGTTCCTGGGCATGGTCCGGGGTGGGCCGAGCCCGGTGCCGTGGGCGCAGACCCGGGCCGTGCTGGGCCTTCTCGCCGCGGCGCGCGCCACGGCCTGA